The Candidatus Krumholzibacteriia bacterium nucleotide sequence GGAACAGCCAGCATCGACCACCCGCACACCGGCGTGATCACGAAGGCGCAGCTCGACGCCGGCGTCGCCGTGACCATCACCTTCACGGGCAGCGGCCACCCTCATGGTCTGGCACTCACGGACAGCGAGGTGCAGTCGATCGCCCAGGGGACGAGAGTGCAGAAGGACTTCACGGACACCCAGAACCCTAACGCAGCGAGCCGACATCGCCACCTCTACACCTTCAACTGACCTCTCCGGTGACCTCTCCGGCTCCGGCCGACTGGAGCGGTGTTCGGGCGCCGTTCGCTTCAATCTGCCGGGCCGAATCCTGTACAGTCTTGCCCACGACCCCGTCAGGAGAACGACCATGGATCGGCGCGAGTTCCTCAGCAAGGCGGCGATGGCCGCGGCACTGATCGGAGTCACCGTCACCGTGACCGATTGCGGCGGTGACGATCCAGCGGCGCCCAAGGCGGGTGCCGGGGATGTGACGGGACACGCCACCGGCAGCGGCCACAC carries:
- a CDS encoding twin-arginine translocation signal domain-containing protein, with the protein product MDRREFLSKAAMAAALVGVTVTVTRCGGDDPAAPTTGTGDVTGTASIDHPHTGVITKAQLDAGVAVTITFTGSGHPHGLALTDSEVQSIAQGTRVQKDFTDTQNPNAASRHRHLYTFN